One window of the Papaver somniferum cultivar HN1 unplaced genomic scaffold, ASM357369v1 unplaced-scaffold_115, whole genome shotgun sequence genome contains the following:
- the LOC113329253 gene encoding cation/H(+) antiporter 15-like, translating into MALDKNFECQNTIVGLFEKGSFPVISLQLACAILLTGTFNILLGQLNQTRYISSVLAGVAVGPSLLGGTETFKWMITKSGGTSLVELVSSIGLMFFSFLVGVKTDMDMVLKARKKTFVIGFCTFTIPLIFNAAVCFFIMNHISMDQDLYDSLKFITLILSCSSFYDTACVVGDLNLLNSEIGRLALAISIITGLCSWLFTFALETLHEATTLKAVMVIFSWMSKGFIVMFVLLIIRPMISWMNKNTPEGKTLKEEYVGLILLAVLGTALYSEAIGQHAMFGPLMIGLLVPVGTPVGIAVQKKFDCFVSYVLLPAFFVVVGYPVHAFQVRMKDFAIVELILFLALFARLTAVVLASFYCQMRIQDSFSLGLILNCGGIYHLMYLTSLYAEKVLNQETYTIMLFTIASITMITTPIVKKLYDPSRKYSGYKRQGIQYSTIKGELRILACVYEQDSVPTILNFLEATNPTKDGTVCIYVLHLIELVGRAASLLVEHKRYKKKTYTHSRSRNTSEKIISAFNHFEQLNQCFIIGECFTAVSPFASMHTDVAQIAIDKRANMIIIPFLELAQHPIRAANRSILGKAPCSVGILFDHINGSKPVMDVLARCHNVAMIFIGGPDDQEALAYSMKIADTPDLYLTVFRFTHSNSKYGSKKRKKDDEVLINELFGMIMTSGNIMYKEEEITDCADTAFKIKSMEDTYDFIIVGRRHDNNSPILSGLDEWCVYKELGVIGDLLATSNSHGEFSILVMQQ; encoded by the exons ATGGCTTTGGATAAAAATTTTGAGTGTCAGAATACAATTGTAGGACTATTTGAGAAAGGTTCTTTTCCAGTTATATCGTTGCAGCTCGCCTGTGCAATTTTACTCACCGGAACCTTCAACATCCTTCTTGGCCAATTAAATCAAACTAGATATATTTCATCAGTCCTT GCTGGTGTTGCGGTAGGGCCATCATTGCTTGGAGGTACAGAAACATTTAAATGGATGATCACAAAATCAGGAGGAACCTCATTAGTAGAACTTGTTTCATCCATTGGGTTGATGTTCTTCTCATTCCTCGTCGGAGTGAAAACAGACATGGATATGGTTCTGAAagcaagaaaaaaaacttttgttaTAGGCTTTTGTACTTTCACCATCCCTTTAATCTTTAATGCAGCTGTTTGTTTTTTCATCATGAACCATATTTCTATGGACCAAGATTTGTACGATTCCCTCAAATTCATTACACTGATACTATCTTGCTCTTCCTTCTACGATACCGCTTGTGTAGTTGGTGACTTGAACCTCCTCAACTCAGAGATTGGTCGTCTAGCTCTGGCTATTTCGATAATCACCGGGTTGTGCAGTTGGTTATTCACGTTTGCACTCGAAACATTGCACGAAGCCACTACATTGAAGGCAGTAATGGTGATATTTTCTTGGATGAGTAAAGGTTTCATTGTCATGTTCGTCCTGCTCATTATACGTCCAATGATATCGTGGATGAACAAAAATACTCCAGAAGGCAAAACATTAAAGGAGGAGTATGTTGGGTTGATCCTTCTTGCTGTCTTGGGAACTGCATTATATAGCGAGGCCATTGGGCAACACGCCATGTTTGGACCGCTTATGATTGGACTTCTGGTACCTGTTGGGACACCGGTAGGAATTGCTGTTCAAAAAAAGTTCGACTGCTTCGTTTCTTACGTGCTCTTGCCAGCATTTTTTGTTGTAGTAGGTTATCCAGTACATGCATTCCAAGTCAGAATGAAGGACTTTGCGATTGTGGAGTTAATATTGTTCCTTGCTTTATTTGCGAGACTTACTGCAGTAGTATTGGCTTCCTTCTATTGCCAAATGCGAATTCAGGATTCCTTCTCACTCGGTCTCATCTTAAATTGTGGTGGGATATATCATCTTATGTATTTAACTTCACTTTATGCAGAAAAG GTGCTCAATCAAGAAACTTATACCATCATGCTCTTCACAATTGCTTCAATAACAATGATAACCACACCAATAGTGAAAAAATTATATGATCCTTCAAGGAAATATTCTGGCTATAAGAGACAAGGTATCCAATATTCTACTATCAAGGGAGAGCTCCGGATACTTGCCTGTGTCTATGAACAAGACAGTGTCCCCACCATCCTCAACTTCCTTGAAGCCACTAATCCAACGAAAGATGGTACTGTATGTATATATGTATTGCACCTCATTGAGCTGGTAGGCCGTGCAGCTTCCCTCCTGGTTGAACATAAAAGGTATAAGAAGAAAACATATACACATTCGCGTAGTCGTAACACGTCAGAAAAAATTATCAGCGCCTTCAACCATTTTGAACAACTGAATCAATGTTTCATCATTGGAGAATGTTTCACTGCAGTATCACCGTTTGCAAGCATGCACACCGATGTAGCTCAAATAGCAATCGACAAGAGGGCAAATATGATCATCATACCCTTTCTTGAGTTAGCCCAACACCCCATTCGAGCAGCCAACCGAAGTATTTTGGGTAAAGCACCATGCTCAGTCGGGATACTATTTGACCACATAAACGGGTCGAAACCTGTTATGGATGTTCTTGCAAGATGCCATAATGTTGCTATGATTTTTATAGGAGGACCTGACGATCAAGAGGCACTTGCATATAGTATGAAAATAGCAGATACACCTGACTTATATCTCACAGTTTTTAGATTCACGCATTCAAACTCGAAATACGgcagtaaaaaaagaaaaaaagacgatGAAGTACTTATAAATGAATTGTTTGGCATGATCATGACAAGCGGAAATATTATGTATAAAGAGGAAGAAATAACAGATTGTGCAGATACTGCATTTAAAATTAAATCCATGGAAGACACTTATGACTTCATAATAGTAGGTAGACGACATGACAATAATTCACCAATCTTGTCTGGACTCGACGAATGGTGTGTGTACAAAGAGCTTGGAGTTATTGGAGATCTTCTAGCTACATCTAATTCTCATGGAGAATTTTCAATTTTGGTAATGCAACAATAG